ACCTCTGTGCTCTCTTTTAGCAACACACCCTCAATGCCAATACCCGCAAAATGACACAACACTGAAAAATCAATCATAAAGGAGGAGGAGTTTTACTCTGAGAGGGCATTTCTACACAAAAAGAGTCCTGACTTTACTCCTGAGTAGGATGTTTGAGACGCGACTGTGTCTTATAACTTACAAAAATCGCTTTTTCCTCCTAATCCTCCAAAAGCTACTCCCCCGAGTGCTGCAAGAATTAATTTGCAACACCCAGGATTCTGAGCAATTTATTTGCCACACCAATCTAAAGATGTAGATTTCATTACAGCAAACACAAACATGCACCTCGAAGCTAAATCAAGTGTGTTACACCGGTGCCTTATGGGTAAACTGAAAAACATCCACACCCTCAGAATCGCGCAGAAATGTGTCAACACTGCTTGTTTTCATTCTAAAGAGGACATACATTAACTTATTGCACAACGTTGCTATAAAGTGCATTCACACAGTGGTTTTCACCTGCACAAGCACTTAAGAAAATAATCAGTCATATACTTCAGCCATTTATAAGTGTGTAAAACAGGCTTTGGGTGTGTTAAGGTGACCGAGTTTGCTTAAGCATGATGATTCCATGTACATAACAAGCCGCTGAACAGAGAAGGAGGAATCATTGAAGCTTAAAGCACAGAGACCTTTTCCTTAAACATGATTATCTTAAGCTGCTGGAACTTTGAAACTTAGCTTGATTTTACTCTACTCAGGCCTTCACGTGACATCAGAACCCATGATACGCGATTACTACACAACGGCTCACAGTTGCTGTCTGGAAACGCCGTTTTCAAAAGGATGCAAACGGTGACAGTAACACATAGCCACCTCAAAATAACCAGGCTTAAATGAAATGTGATGGTTCATACTAGTCCGTTGAATGTGACAGATCATAAATAGCACGCCACCTGTCTTCACAGCCGTGAGGTCACGTGGCCATACTCCCCCTAATTACAGAGACAGTGAACCTCCACCTCCTCAGCCCTGAACAGATCCAAAGTTTACAGTCCATGAGCTTCACGCTTCAGGTTACACCACGGACAGATTGCACAGTCAAGTCACCGTTTTTAACCTCAACTTGCCCTCATGACACAAGATGGCAACTGCGAGCATCACTGGCTGCccaataaaaactgtcaaactcaAATCTATTACTAAATACATAACATGGTGCAATAAATAAGTCCGATTTCCACAGATAATGTTCAACTGtagtttattttattaaaaagacCAGGGTGcaaatatgaaattaaaaaaaataaagacaagcatATAATTTTTAAGCATTTAATACAAACTTAACAATATAAACTATTTCAGTCCCTCTTGACATGTAAGACACTGACTCAAAATACTTTGTTATACCGTATTTTTTATCAAGTATTGCACAATGTAGGTACAAAATTAATATTCATACGATTACATTTTGTCCATAGTATAGCAAAATCTTTTTAACCTCTTAACAGAAAATACAATTCATCTTTCAGAAAAAAGCAAATATTCCTACACTTGAATTCCACCACTAAGGAATACTCTGTACACAATCTTTAGAatatttgatgtattttttttaagatgGATTTCTTTAACaattatctttaaaaaaagaaaaaaataaggaaaagctGCTGCAGCCATCACAGATCACTGGAGTAGTAAAAAGATATAAATGCAACACCATGTCATAGAAACAATATATACTCTGATATCTTACAAACTCTGTACTAAATTAAATTATACAATTAGAAAAAGACCAAGTAACCCCACTTAGTAGTGCCAATTCATAAAAATCTGCCTTGTCTTACcacctgtaaaatactgtaagaGGCCAAAACTTgaagcttgtgtttttttttcctttttttttggagtATTTTCTCAACATAGTAAAAAATTTTGTGCTTGGTTggcaaaaaggaaaaagaaaaacaatgatgCATGTTGAGTTGAAGTAACCAAGCTTGGATGTGTTTGTACAAGCTTTTAGTAGAAACAAACTCAAGGGGGCACAGTAAAACACCCTTGGGCACATGCGCTTGACTGACTAGACACTATATCCTTGAAAGTCCAGTTTTCTAAGTGtgcgtttttgtttttccttctctTTGAGCCACCATCATTCATAAATAACATCTGGATGATGAGTTTAGTTAGCCATGACTGGCTGGAATTGCTGGTTCGAATACTGCATGTTGCTCAGGCTGAAGTTGAGGCCATCCATAAGGGACTTGTCGTTGAGGCTTCCATAGGCTGCGAACATGTCGAAGGCATTGTTGTACTGCAGATGGCTGAGCCCCAGGGAGCCCTCCCCAGGGAACACAGCTCCAGGACTGGCCTGGCCCTGGAGGCTGGGAAACACAAACTCCTTGGCGTTCGGGGACAGAGCAGAggccttctgctgctgctgttgctgctgcccCAGGCCCAGCCCGTACAGTGAGTGCATGGAGGTGGAGATGGCTTTCTGCTTCAGTAGGGAGTTGACATTCAGACCCAAGTTATTGGTGGGGGAAGTGCGGGCCAccttgctgctgctgttgctgccgcCGCCACCATTGGCGTTGTTACCACGGCCACTGCTCTTCATCTTAGTGGAGCCGAATTTGGTGGCAGCAAAGGTGGCAGTAGTGAATGTTAAGGGCTGGGTGGAGCGTGGCATGAAGGAGGGGCTCACGGCAGCAGACTGCCCAAAAGGAGGGGATGGGGAACTGGACTCTGAAGAGGCCCCAACTGGGTCGCTGATTGGCATGAAGACCTGGGCCTCAGGATTAAAGCTGTTCTTGATCTCCTTGTCCAGCTCTGACCCATTCTCATTGTTATCATCCACATATAGCACCTTGACCGGTCCCTTCTCCCCAATCTGGTAGGAAACCTCAAATGGGTCGATCCACACACTAAGGTCCTGAGGGAGATTATTCCGGACATCTTCGATGTCCAACCCACTTTCTTTGGCTGCCTGCTCCACCACAGGGTCCACCTTCTCCCCTACATGGATGCACCTGAACCCTGAACCTTTATATGGCTTATCCGGATACCAGTGGCCTTCATATTTTTTCTTCAGCTGCCTCTCAAGCTCTTCGCCAAAGATATTCACACGTCGTCGAGGGAGTTTGTTGTATAAATAGGAAATAATAAAGTTGAGTGCTACTTGAATTTCAAGCTGCATAGCTGCTTCAGTGGTGATTCTTTTTCTGtcacagagttgttttttttgagCGTTGCAAAAACCTCCAAGGCAGCAGTGATCAGCGTAATGAAAAAACTCTGATTAAGTGCTTGTTGCCAAATTGAATATCCTTCCTTCAGTTGAGTAAGGTTCTGGATCCTgaaacaaaaacaggagaaagtgTTACTACCTTTACAGCAGACAagagattttatatatatttagaaACAAATTAGATGCCATTATGTTTAATGACAGCTCAATTGTCAGACTGTAGTACTCAGCATTCACTGCTCACTTCCCCCTCCATGCAGCAGTGCTGTATCTCAGCTGTACAATATCAACAGCTATAAATAAACCCAAGCCACTGACTCAGAGACGGTGTCAGCAGTGTGTGCTCCCCAGTGGTCTACTGTGACAGATAAACGCAGCCATGGTTGACCTCTGCGGAGGGCGGTGAATCTAATGGCAGGTGTCAATAGTCACAAGGATTGTCGATTGGCTCATTCTTGGCAAGGGGACATGTTCGGACAAAACTCCGGCTTCTTGCGTCAAAGTGGGAgcttatttacatatatattctaGTGCGTTCCCAGAGCACCGACCGAGCTATACATGGTAGAGGATCACGTACGAGCTTTGCGACGAGAATTGTTGTTACATAATCATCATTCAAAGTCTAACCACGGCTATAAAGCCCTTCTCTATGGGAGTGTAAAACACCGTAGTGCTGCTACATCATGCCGCTGACAGTAAAACGGCCGTTATTTCATCGCCACAGCCTGACACAGCCTAGCATTAGCAAGTTAATGAAGGGTGTGAACACAAATGTAGCTAACAACGTTAGCCATCTAGACATCAAATTCAGTTAATGAGTAGCTCAACCAGCTGGTTATCAGTGCTCTTTAGTTCGTTGACATACCAAGAGCATAGGGAGAGGTACGAACACCGAATAGCAACGACGGGAAAAACACATAACCTGCATTGACAGCCGTTTTGATCGATAGCAACTACGTAGCATTTTAATTAGCTAGGTGGCTACAGCTTTAATCGACTGAAAGCTCAACGTTAACATTCAGTACACAATGTGCCACTTTAAAGACATAGAGGGGGcttaaatatatgtatattaggCGATATCACTACCACAAAAAACGAAGGTTATGGTGCTGTTATGGTTAAAATGACTTACATGGAAATTCACAGCCGGTCCGTCTTGCGGTACTTAGTCTGCTTCAGCAAACGTTGCAATTGTACAGCCTCTAGTGTAGCTCTCTAAAGCGGATATAAAACGTTGTTGCCGACGTTGTCTGTATAATGCTCCAGGCGTTTGTGTTCCTGTGGGCTATAGCTCAATTCCGATTCACAGGCTGTCAAGCCAACTCCCCACAGCCTGGGAGTTTTTACAACTCTGCCCTTTAAAACTTGGGCTCCTTTGTTTATATAGTAGTCCTCCGCCACGGACATGGAGGGGGTGGTGATGCGGCTCACAGAGGTCAACACCCAGCAAAGCGTTTCTATTGGCTGAGCACGTTTTCGTCACGGATAACTATTCAATCTGCTGATGTGATTGGACGGCTCTATAGTCAATCAACGGTAGGGTTCTATTTACGGTAGTGGTTTGCCTTTCATGTGCTTTGCACTATTTTATGGAGCAGATTTGGGCTAGTATCCTTTGAAAGCCCTTTTGGGGATCAAAAACAATTCAGTAGCACGACGAAACAACACAATTTCTTGTTGAAAAAGGAGGGAAGGTTAACAGATAACATGACATGCATGTGCATATTTATTTAGGTCCTCTTTGCTCAGAGGTTGTGCTTGGTCATGCATAAAACTTACAGCAGTATAAGAAGTACAGTGTAATGAAAATGGTTAATATTTTGTTTCCAGCAAGGGTCAACTGATATAAAACTAGAGGAATAAACAGAGCTTGACACTGTAGTTGCTGCGGCGGAGGAACACACCTGTCACTGGCTGTGTTTCTCACTTCTCACCAATGACATTTTGACGTTCTTTGAGCCAGCTGTAGCTGTGTATCTAAACCTAACAGCCTTCCTTTTCTGAGACAGCCGCACTGTCATACAGCAACATTTCCACAACTTTTCAACAAAACAGATGGAATCCCATAATTACCATCTGTGTAAATATTTACATCATTTTTC
The nucleotide sequence above comes from Sphaeramia orbicularis chromosome 19, fSphaOr1.1, whole genome shotgun sequence. Encoded proteins:
- the LOC115410013 gene encoding protein Tob1-like codes for the protein MQLEIQVALNFIISYLYNKLPRRRVNIFGEELERQLKKKYEGHWYPDKPYKGSGFRCIHVGEKVDPVVEQAAKESGLDIEDVRNNLPQDLSVWIDPFEVSYQIGEKGPVKVLYVDDNNENGSELDKEIKNSFNPEAQVFMPISDPVGASSESSSPSPPFGQSAAVSPSFMPRSTQPLTFTTATFAATKFGSTKMKSSGRGNNANGGGGSNSSSKVARTSPTNNLGLNVNSLLKQKAISTSMHSLYGLGLGQQQQQQQKASALSPNAKEFVFPSLQGQASPGAVFPGEGSLGLSHLQYNNAFDMFAAYGSLNDKSLMDGLNFSLSNMQYSNQQFQPVMAN